The Aedes aegypti strain LVP_AGWG chromosome 3, AaegL5.0 Primary Assembly, whole genome shotgun sequence genome contains a region encoding:
- the LOC110678970 gene encoding glycine-rich cell wall structural protein isoform X2 encodes MKSFIALFIILAIAAVYGAEETKTTEKRGIYGGLGYGYPGYGGLGGYYGGLGGYGGYGGLGYGGYHSAGYYGGYPGYLGGHGYYSGGLHGYPYSGLGYHGIH; translated from the exons ATTGCCTTGTTCATCATCCTTGCCATCGCTGCCGTCTATGGCGCTGAGGAGACCAAGACCACCGAGAAGCGAGGCATCTACGGAGGACTTGGCTACGGATATCCCGGCTACGGTGGACTCGGCGGTTACTACGGAGGACTCGGTGGATATGGCGGATACGGCGGACTGGGCTATGGCGGATACCACTCTGCTGGATACTACGGTGGCTACCCAG GATACCTCGGAGGACACGGATACTACAGCGGAGGTCTGCATGGATACCCATACAGTGGACTGGGCTACCATGGAATACACTAA
- the LOC110678970 gene encoding keratin-associated protein 19-2 isoform X1, translating into MKSFIALFIILAIAAVYGAEETKTTEKRGIYGGLGYGYPGYGGLGGYYGGLGGYGGYGGLGYGGYHSAGYYGGYPAAGAGYLGGHGYYSGGLHGYPYSGLGYHGIH; encoded by the exons ATTGCCTTGTTCATCATCCTTGCCATCGCTGCCGTCTATGGCGCTGAGGAGACCAAGACCACCGAGAAGCGAGGCATCTACGGAGGACTTGGCTACGGATATCCCGGCTACGGTGGACTCGGCGGTTACTACGGAGGACTCGGTGGATATGGCGGATACGGCGGACTGGGCTATGGCGGATACCACTCTGCTGGATACTACGGTGGCTACCCAG CTGCTGGTGCAGGATACCTCGGAGGACACGGATACTACAGCGGAGGTCTGCATGGATACCCATACAGTGGACTGGGCTACCATGGAATACACTAA